The Planctomycetia bacterium genome window below encodes:
- a CDS encoding DUF1592 domain-containing protein, which yields MQRNHLFSRVVLSAVVACFAGLDLYPARVTGAEPSQEFQEQLGLFFKKHCLDCHDAESKQGRLSLEKPDFAMHGRAQTDLWTRIYDRVARGEMPPADSPKPARAEVESFLGVLRPTLAAADRAQREVVERRLNRIEYQNTIHDLLAVDIELQNLLPEDQQAGGFDNNGEALAVSTEQMQGYLEAARGTIDAAITLGERPKTETFQVDAIDEVKQYFGQGTYDFVDERIVIHTSSDNSEYSKVSTRSKRVPTRGKYRFRFQAATFASPSPLCFTVTASTFDAHGVTQRNLGYFEVGAEPKTFEIETTMDAKGAIQFFPLGLPTWLNKKPGVVYAGVGFGEVEVTGPIIEAWPPECHTRLLGTTDLKTGTLDDAKRILRSFVPRAFRRAASDEEVARYTDLVATRLASGRTFHESLRAALIGVLCSPHFLYLNEDKPAGDSDRVSDTELAARLAYFLWSAPPDRELLDLAAEKRLHTPEVLKAQVERMLKSPKSEAFVKNFTGQWLHLRQLGETTPDVKLYPKFDELLQESMAWESEGFFREMLREDISIDDVLDSDWAMLNERLARHYEIDGVAGLALRKVSLPTGSVRGGVLTQAAVLKVTANGTTTSPVTRGVWVLENILGRPTPPPPPNTAGIEPDIRGAVTVREQLAKHRNVESCNVCHKSIDPPGFALESFDPTGAFRENYLRWHVTNVEHNWGRVEKAAKVDTAGETESGERFADIRDFKKLLLTKRDDFAHCLTEKILSYALGREMGFGDRESISEITTRTRADGNGLRTLIHAIVSSKTFATR from the coding sequence ATGCAGCGAAATCATCTCTTTAGCCGTGTCGTCCTCTCAGCCGTCGTGGCATGCTTCGCCGGCCTCGACTTGTATCCGGCACGCGTGACGGGAGCGGAGCCTTCGCAAGAGTTCCAAGAGCAGCTCGGCCTGTTCTTTAAGAAACATTGCCTCGATTGCCACGACGCGGAATCGAAGCAAGGTCGCTTAAGTTTAGAGAAGCCCGACTTCGCCATGCATGGTCGCGCGCAGACCGATCTTTGGACCCGGATCTACGATCGCGTGGCGCGCGGCGAGATGCCGCCGGCCGATAGTCCTAAGCCTGCGCGTGCCGAGGTCGAATCGTTTCTCGGCGTGCTTCGTCCTACTCTGGCCGCGGCGGATCGGGCTCAGCGCGAAGTCGTCGAGCGGCGCTTGAATCGGATCGAATATCAAAACACGATCCACGATCTGCTGGCCGTCGATATCGAACTTCAGAATCTTCTGCCCGAAGATCAACAAGCGGGCGGCTTCGACAACAACGGCGAAGCGCTCGCCGTGTCGACCGAGCAGATGCAAGGCTACTTGGAAGCCGCGAGGGGGACCATCGATGCGGCGATCACGCTCGGCGAGCGACCGAAAACGGAGACGTTCCAAGTCGATGCGATCGACGAAGTGAAACAGTATTTCGGCCAAGGCACATACGACTTCGTCGACGAGCGAATCGTGATCCATACGAGCTCCGACAATTCGGAATACTCGAAGGTCTCGACGCGCAGCAAACGAGTGCCGACGCGCGGCAAGTACCGCTTTCGCTTTCAAGCGGCGACTTTCGCCTCGCCGAGCCCGTTGTGCTTTACGGTGACGGCGTCGACGTTCGATGCGCACGGCGTGACGCAGCGGAACCTCGGCTACTTCGAAGTCGGCGCGGAGCCGAAGACGTTCGAGATCGAAACGACGATGGATGCCAAGGGAGCAATCCAATTCTTCCCGCTCGGGCTTCCGACCTGGTTGAATAAGAAACCGGGCGTCGTATACGCGGGGGTCGGATTCGGCGAGGTTGAAGTGACGGGGCCGATCATCGAAGCTTGGCCGCCGGAATGTCATACGCGATTGCTCGGTACGACGGATTTGAAGACCGGCACGCTCGACGACGCGAAGCGGATCTTACGAAGCTTCGTGCCGCGCGCATTTCGACGCGCCGCGAGCGACGAAGAAGTCGCACGCTACACCGATTTAGTCGCCACGCGATTGGCATCGGGCCGGACGTTTCACGAGAGCTTGCGGGCCGCATTAATCGGCGTGTTGTGCTCGCCTCATTTTCTTTATCTCAACGAAGACAAACCCGCCGGCGATAGCGACCGCGTCTCCGATACGGAACTCGCCGCGCGCTTGGCGTATTTTCTCTGGAGCGCGCCGCCCGATCGAGAACTCCTCGATCTCGCTGCCGAGAAGCGGTTGCACACGCCCGAGGTGTTGAAAGCGCAAGTGGAGCGAATGCTCAAGAGCCCGAAGAGCGAAGCATTCGTGAAGAATTTCACCGGCCAATGGCTCCACTTGCGGCAACTAGGCGAGACCACGCCCGACGTGAAGCTCTATCCGAAATTCGATGAGCTGCTGCAAGAGAGCATGGCGTGGGAGAGCGAGGGCTTCTTTCGGGAAATGCTGCGCGAAGACATCTCGATCGATGACGTTCTCGATTCCGATTGGGCCATGCTCAACGAGCGTTTGGCGCGGCACTACGAGATCGACGGTGTCGCAGGATTGGCGCTACGCAAGGTCTCGTTGCCGACGGGAAGCGTGCGCGGCGGCGTGCTCACGCAAGCCGCGGTGCTCAAAGTGACGGCCAACGGCACGACGACATCGCCCGTCACGCGCGGCGTCTGGGTGCTGGAAAACATCCTCGGCCGGCCGACTCCGCCGCCGCCGCCGAACACCGCGGGCATAGAGCCCGACATTCGGGGCGCGGTCACGGTGCGCGAGCAATTGGCGAAGCATCGCAACGTCGAAAGTTGCAACGTCTGCCATAAGTCGATCGATCCCCCGGGCTTCGCTTTGGAGAGCTTCGACCCGACGGGAGCGTTTCGGGAAAACTATCTCCGTTGGCATGTGACGAACGTCGAACACAATTGGGGGCGGGTAGAAAAAGCCGCGAAGGTCGACACCGCCGGCGAGACGGAAAGCGGCGAGCGCTTCGCCGACATTCGTGACTTCAAGAAGCTGTTGCTCACGAAGCGCGACGACTTTGCGCACTGTCTCACGGAAAAGATTCTGTCGTACGCGCTGGGTCGCGAGATGGGCTTCGGCGATCGGGAATCGATCTCCGAAATCACGACACGGACGCGCGCCGACGGCAACGGCCTACGGACGTTGATCCACGCGATCGTCAGCAGCAAAACCTTCGCTACGCGTTAA